A single window of Priestia filamentosa DNA harbors:
- a CDS encoding HPr family phosphocarrier protein, which translates to MVLNKSLAKVVVEINETANKFQSSIVIKTDDKTIDAKSILGLTYTVLNSQSFQVEIHGEDEEGAKRAMSHVFWKNNLPIELV; encoded by the coding sequence ATGGTATTAAATAAATCATTAGCAAAAGTTGTTGTGGAGATTAACGAAACAGCAAATAAATTTCAATCAAGCATTGTCATCAAAACAGATGATAAAACGATTGATGCCAAAAGTATTCTTGGTCTAACGTATACAGTACTTAATTCTCAATCATTTCAAGTTGAAATACATGGAGAAGATGAAGAAGGAGCAAAACGAGCGATGTCACACGTTTTTTGGAAAAACAATCTTCCTATTGAGCTTGTCTAA